The following are from one region of the Myotis daubentonii chromosome 2, mMyoDau2.1, whole genome shotgun sequence genome:
- the LOC132227980 gene encoding LOW QUALITY PROTEIN: dnaJ homolog subfamily A member 1-like (The sequence of the model RefSeq protein was modified relative to this genomic sequence to represent the inferred CDS: deleted 1 base in 1 codon) has product MVKETTCYDVLGVKPNATQEELKKAYRKLALKYHPDKNPNEGEKFKQISQAYEVLSDAKKRELYDKGGEQAIKEGGAGGGFGSPMDIFDMFFGGGGRMQRERRGKNVVHQLSVTLEDLHNGATRKLALQKNVICDKCEGRGGKKGAVECCPNCRGTGMQIRIHQIGPGMVQQIQSVCMECQGHGERISPKDRCKSCNGRKIVREKKILEVHIDKGMKDGQKITFHGEGDQEPGLEPGDITIVSDRKDHAVFTRQGEDLFMCMDIDIQLVEALCGFQKPIANLDNRTIVITSHPGQIVKHGDIKCVLNEGMPIYRRPYEKGRLIIEFKVNFPENGFLSPDKLSLLEKLLPERKEVEETDEMDQVELVDFDPNQERWRHYNGEAYEDDEHHPRDGVQSQTS; this is encoded by the exons ATGGTGAAAgaaaccacttgctatgatgtttTGGGGGTCAAACCCAATGCCACCCAGGAAGAACTGAAAAAGGCTTATAGGAAGCTGGCCTTGAAGTACCACCCTGATAAGAATCCAAATGAAGGAGAGAAGTTTAAACAGATTTCTCAAGCTTACGAAGTGCTCTCTGATGCAAAGAAAAGGGAATTATATGACAAAGGAGGAGAACAAGCAATTAAGGAAGGTGGAGCAGGTGGCGGTTTTGGTTCCCCCATGGACATCTTTGATATGTTttttggaggaggaggaaggatgcagagagaaaggagaggtaaAAACGTTGTGCATCAGCTCTCTGTAACCTTAGAAGACTTACATAATGGTGCAACGAGAAAACTAGCTCTACAAAAGAATGTGATTTGTGACAAATGTGAAGGCCGAGGTGGTAAGAAAGGAGCAGTAGAGTGCTGTCCCAATTGCCGAGGTACTGGAATGCAAATAAGAATTCATCAGATAGGCCCTGGAATGGTTCAGCAAATTCAGTCTGTGTGCATGGAGTGCCAGGGCCATGGGGAAAGGATCAGTCCTAAAGATAGATGTAAAAGCTGCAACGGAAGGAAGATAGTTCGAGAGAAGAAGATTCTAGAAGTTCATATTGATAAAGGCATGAAAGATGGCCAGAAGATAACATTCCATGGTGAAGGAGACCAGGAACCAGGACTGGAGCCAGGAGATATTACCATTGTTTCAGATCGGAAGGACCATGCTGTTTTCACTCGACAAGGAGAAGACCTTTTCATGTGTATGGACATT GACATACAGCTGGTTGAAGCTTTGTGTGGCTTCCAAAAGCCAATAGCTAATCTTGACAACCGAACCATAGTCATCACCTCTCATCCAGGTCAGATTGTCAAGCATGGAGATATCAAGTGTGTATTAAATGAAGGCATGCCAATTTATCGTAGACCATATGAAAAGGGTCGCCTAATCATCGAATTTAAGGTAAACTTTCCTGAGAATGGCTTTCTCTCTCCTGATAAACTCTCTTTGCTGGAAAAACTCCTACCTGAAAGGAAGGAAGTAGAAGAGACTGATGAAATGGACCAGGTAGAACTGGTGGACTTTGATCCAAATCAAGAAAGATGGCGCCATTACAATGGAGAAGCATACGAGGATGATGAACATCATCCTAGGGATGGTGTTCAGTCTCAGACCTCTTAA